The Sphingomonas sanxanigenens DSM 19645 = NX02 genome includes a region encoding these proteins:
- the galB gene encoding beta-galactosidase GalB, whose translation MIARGTTSIALALTLAAVTASPARAAREEIRISADWRFTKGDPQGLATDLRYDIRPDASDTGDGKLADARPDAAVATEDAGLKVLKPWILPSANAFIADPAKRHQRPAGNPGGDVSYVQPGFDDTDWQRVDLPHDWAIAGPFITEGPYGGMGRLPSWGIGWYRKALSIPAADRGKSIFLDVEGAMSYATVWLNGKLVGGWPYGYNSFRLDLTPYAVPGGANILVIRLDNPPASARWYPGGGLYRDIWLTKTDPVHVGQWGGIVRTPDVSKDRATIAVDLTVDNDGAAPAEVSATTSIYALDAAGTRAAKPVATLAPQRASIGARASAVLKASTSLASPRLWGPPPTQQPNRYVAVSTISRGGRVVDRYETAFGIRTIAMDPNRGVIVNGEHIPLRGVNNHHDLGALGAAFNRRAAQRQLEILRDMGTNALRMSHNPPAPALLDLADEMGFLVMDEVFDSWERKKTPLDFHLIFPDWQEPDLRAMLRRDRNHPSIIIWSVGNEVGEQYTGEAGADIARQLVKIVHEEDPMRPTTNAMNYAKADMPLPGAVDVISLNYQGTGIRGIIGQYPAFRAAFPNKVILSTESASALSSRGEYLFPVAGNISGPVRPWSGGNPDTHQVSAYEMHAADFGSSPDRVFAADDQHPYVAGEFVWTGFDYLGEPTPYYTSRSSYSGIIDLAGFPKDRFWLYQARWRPDLRFAHILPHWNWAGREGQITPVHVFSSADEAELFVNGKSQGRIKKRDYEYRFRWDYVTYAPGEVRVETWKAGQPWATASVRTTGAPAKLELIPDRKEITADGRDLSFVTVRVLDKDSALVPDAKPAVRFTVSGPGEIVATDNGDPTDMTAFPEPQRKAFNGLALAIVRAMPGRGGAMALRVEADGLAPAEVKVKVKVKVMGVRGM comes from the coding sequence ATGATCGCACGTGGGACGACATCTATCGCGCTGGCGCTGACGCTTGCCGCCGTCACTGCATCCCCCGCCCGCGCCGCGCGCGAGGAAATCCGGATCTCGGCTGACTGGCGCTTCACCAAGGGCGACCCGCAGGGCCTCGCCACCGACCTGCGCTACGACATCCGCCCGGACGCCAGCGACACCGGCGACGGCAAGCTCGCCGATGCCCGGCCGGATGCAGCGGTCGCCACCGAGGATGCCGGGCTCAAGGTGCTCAAGCCCTGGATCCTGCCCAGCGCCAACGCCTTCATCGCCGACCCCGCGAAACGCCACCAGCGCCCCGCCGGCAACCCCGGCGGCGATGTTTCCTACGTCCAGCCCGGCTTCGACGACACAGACTGGCAGCGCGTCGACCTGCCGCATGACTGGGCGATCGCCGGCCCCTTCATCACTGAAGGGCCCTATGGCGGCATGGGTCGGCTGCCGAGCTGGGGGATCGGCTGGTACCGCAAGGCGCTGAGCATCCCCGCGGCGGACAGGGGCAAGTCGATCTTCCTCGATGTCGAGGGGGCGATGTCCTACGCCACCGTCTGGCTCAACGGGAAGCTCGTCGGCGGCTGGCCCTATGGCTATAACAGCTTCCGGCTGGACCTGACGCCCTATGCCGTGCCCGGCGGCGCCAACATCCTGGTCATCCGGCTGGACAATCCCCCCGCCTCGGCGCGCTGGTATCCGGGCGGTGGCCTCTATCGCGACATCTGGCTGACCAAGACCGATCCGGTCCATGTCGGCCAGTGGGGCGGCATCGTCCGCACGCCGGACGTCAGCAAGGATCGCGCGACGATCGCGGTCGACCTGACCGTCGACAACGACGGCGCGGCGCCCGCCGAGGTCAGCGCCACCACCTCGATCTATGCACTCGATGCCGCAGGCACGCGGGCCGCGAAGCCCGTCGCCACCTTGGCGCCGCAGCGCGCGAGCATCGGCGCGCGCGCCAGCGCGGTGCTCAAGGCCAGCACCAGCCTCGCCAGCCCGCGCCTGTGGGGGCCGCCGCCGACGCAGCAGCCCAACCGCTATGTCGCGGTCTCCACGATCAGCCGCGGCGGCCGCGTCGTCGATCGCTACGAGACCGCGTTCGGCATCCGCACGATCGCGATGGATCCCAACCGCGGCGTGATCGTCAACGGCGAGCACATCCCGTTGCGCGGAGTGAACAATCATCACGATCTCGGCGCGCTCGGCGCCGCGTTCAACCGCCGCGCCGCACAGCGCCAGCTCGAGATCCTGCGCGACATGGGCACCAACGCGCTGCGCATGAGCCACAATCCGCCCGCCCCCGCCCTGCTCGACCTCGCCGACGAGATGGGCTTCCTTGTGATGGACGAGGTGTTCGATTCCTGGGAGCGCAAGAAGACCCCGCTAGACTTCCACCTGATCTTCCCTGACTGGCAGGAGCCGGACCTGCGCGCGATGCTGCGGCGGGATCGCAACCATCCCTCGATCATCATCTGGAGCGTCGGCAACGAGGTCGGCGAGCAATATACCGGGGAGGCCGGGGCGGACATCGCCCGCCAGCTGGTGAAGATCGTGCACGAGGAGGATCCGATGCGCCCCACCACCAACGCGATGAACTATGCCAAGGCGGATATGCCGCTGCCCGGCGCGGTGGACGTGATCAGCCTCAACTATCAGGGTACCGGCATCCGCGGCATCATCGGCCAGTATCCGGCGTTTCGCGCCGCCTTTCCGAACAAGGTGATCCTCAGCACTGAAAGCGCCTCGGCGCTCAGCAGCCGGGGCGAATATCTGTTCCCGGTGGCGGGCAATATCAGCGGCCCGGTGCGCCCTTGGTCGGGCGGCAACCCGGATACGCACCAGGTGAGCGCCTATGAGATGCACGCGGCGGACTTCGGCTCCTCCCCCGACCGCGTCTTCGCTGCCGACGACCAGCATCCCTATGTCGCCGGTGAGTTCGTGTGGACCGGCTTCGACTATCTCGGTGAACCGACACCCTATTACACCTCGCGCAGTTCCTATTCGGGGATCATCGATCTCGCGGGTTTCCCCAAGGACCGCTTCTGGCTCTACCAGGCGCGCTGGCGGCCCGACCTGCGCTTCGCCCACATCTTGCCGCACTGGAACTGGGCGGGCCGCGAGGGGCAGATCACGCCCGTCCACGTCTTCTCCTCGGCAGACGAGGCGGAACTGTTCGTCAACGGCAAGTCGCAGGGCCGCATCAAGAAGCGCGACTATGAATATCGCTTCCGCTGGGACTACGTCACCTACGCCCCGGGCGAGGTCCGCGTGGAAACCTGGAAGGCCGGCCAGCCCTGGGCTACGGCGTCCGTTCGCACCACCGGCGCGCCCGCGAAGCTGGAACTGATCCCCGACCGGAAGGAGATCACCGCCGACGGCCGCGACCTGAGTTTCGTGACGGTCCGCGTGCTCGACAAGGACAGCGCCCTGGTGCCCGACGCCAAGCCGGCGGTGCGCTTCACAGTGTCAGGCCCCGGCGAGATCGTCGCCACCGACAATGGCGACCCGACCGACATGACCGCCTTCCCGGAACCCCAGCGCAAGGCCTTCAACGGCCTGGCGCTGGCGATCGTACGTGCGATGCCGGGGCGTGGCGGCGCGATGGCGCTGCGGGTCGAGGCGGACGGACTGGCACCGGCGGAGGTGAAGGTGAAGGTGAAGGTGAAGGTGATGGGGGTGCGGGGGATGTGA
- a CDS encoding NAD(P)/FAD-dependent oxidoreductase codes for MIRISELKLPLDHPAEALREAVVRRLGVDEAAVRSVTIARRANDARKKSAILLVYTVDVDADDEADILARFAGDNHVRMTPDTRYRFVARAPEPSTARRPVVVGAGPCGLFATLILAQMGFRPILLERGKDVRRRTKDTWGLWRRSELNPESNVQFGEGGAGTFSDGKLWSQIKDPRFLSRKVLTEFVEAGAPEDILTEAHPHIGTFRLVSMVEHMRAKVEALGGEYRFDTRVDDLELAEGADGRRRLVGLHLHDGNVLEADHVVLALGHSARDSFAMLHGRGVYMEAKPFSIGVRIEHPQSWVDKARFGACAKHPDLGAAAYTLSHHCSNGRTVYSFCMCPGGRVVAATSEAGRVVTNGMSQYSRAEFNANSGLVVGIDPERDYPGHPLAGIELQRWLEEMAFAAGGGDYRAPAQRVEDLLAGRASTAIGEVVPSYKPGVTPTDLATCLPPFVIESLREAIPIFGRQIAGYDHPDAIMTGVETRTSSPVRVTRGRDFQSLNVARLFPAGEGAGYAGGILSAAIDGIKVAEAVALSITGDVRAAA; via the coding sequence ATGATCCGCATATCCGAACTGAAGCTGCCGCTCGACCATCCGGCCGAGGCGCTGCGCGAGGCCGTGGTGCGCCGGCTGGGCGTGGACGAAGCGGCGGTGCGCAGCGTCACCATCGCCCGCCGCGCCAATGATGCCCGCAAGAAATCCGCGATCCTGCTCGTCTACACGGTCGACGTCGATGCCGACGACGAGGCCGACATCCTCGCGCGCTTCGCCGGCGACAACCATGTCCGCATGACGCCCGACACCCGTTACCGCTTCGTCGCCCGCGCGCCGGAACCGTCCACCGCGCGGCGGCCGGTGGTGGTGGGGGCGGGGCCGTGCGGTCTGTTCGCCACCCTGATCCTCGCGCAGATGGGGTTCCGGCCGATCCTGCTCGAACGCGGCAAGGATGTCCGCCGGCGCACCAAGGATACCTGGGGGCTGTGGCGGCGCAGCGAACTCAACCCCGAATCCAACGTCCAGTTCGGCGAGGGCGGCGCCGGCACCTTTTCGGACGGCAAATTGTGGAGCCAGATCAAGGATCCGCGCTTCCTCTCGCGCAAGGTGCTGACCGAATTCGTCGAGGCCGGTGCGCCCGAGGATATCCTCACCGAGGCGCACCCGCATATCGGCACCTTCCGCCTCGTCTCGATGGTCGAGCATATGCGCGCCAAGGTCGAGGCGCTGGGCGGCGAGTATCGCTTCGACACCCGCGTCGACGATCTGGAACTGGCCGAGGGGGCGGATGGCAGGCGCCGGCTGGTCGGGCTGCACCTGCACGACGGCAACGTCCTCGAAGCCGACCACGTCGTGCTGGCGCTGGGCCACAGCGCGCGTGACAGTTTCGCGATGCTGCATGGTCGCGGCGTCTATATGGAGGCCAAGCCCTTCTCGATCGGCGTGCGCATCGAACATCCGCAAAGCTGGGTCGACAAGGCCCGCTTCGGCGCCTGCGCGAAGCACCCCGATCTGGGCGCCGCGGCCTATACGCTGTCGCACCATTGCTCGAACGGGCGCACGGTCTACAGCTTCTGCATGTGCCCGGGCGGGCGGGTGGTGGCGGCAACCTCCGAAGCGGGGCGCGTCGTCACCAACGGCATGAGCCAATATTCGCGCGCCGAGTTCAACGCCAATTCGGGCCTCGTGGTTGGGATCGATCCGGAGCGCGACTATCCCGGCCATCCGCTGGCCGGCATCGAACTGCAGCGGTGGCTGGAGGAAATGGCGTTCGCGGCGGGCGGCGGCGACTATCGCGCGCCGGCGCAGCGGGTGGAGGATCTGCTCGCGGGACGCGCCTCGACCGCGATCGGCGAGGTGGTGCCCTCCTACAAGCCCGGCGTGACGCCCACCGATCTCGCGACCTGCCTGCCGCCCTTCGTGATCGAGTCCCTGCGCGAGGCGATCCCGATCTTCGGGCGCCAGATTGCCGGCTACGACCATCCCGACGCGATCATGACGGGGGTGGAAACGCGCACCTCGTCGCCCGTGCGGGTCACCCGCGGGCGCGATTTCCAGAGCCTCAATGTCGCGCGGCTGTTCCCGGCGGGCGAGGGCGCGGGCTATGCAGGCGGCATCCTCTCGGCGGCGATCGACGGGATCAAGGTCGCCGAGGCGGTGGCGCTGAGCATCACCGGGGACGTGCGGGCCGCGGCGTAA